The following are from one region of the Haloactinomyces albus genome:
- a CDS encoding pyridoxamine 5'-phosphate oxidase family protein: MISDRHPSPDPLPPTGTATADLLELEIADSPTPVREHATRPMIRPPSQEAPATRRITPAASADLRSPESVGLEDPLGGHERTVRLHEPGSSGEHLLQCAYSSEQRAKRFYDEQVLDHLNSAMKEFVARMEMMFISTADARGECDSSLRAGPCGFIEVLDSRHLAYPEYRGNGVMASLGNISENPHIGILLVDFVTDLIGLHVNGKARIVEDPDLRAIHPQLPTDFERGRTPERWVVVQVEEAYIHCRKHIPRMEPAQRQRAWGTDNPKRKGGDYFAAKGTPRPWHQTETQRS, translated from the coding sequence GTGATCTCCGATCGCCACCCCTCCCCCGATCCGCTCCCGCCGACCGGCACGGCGACCGCCGATCTCCTGGAACTGGAGATCGCCGACTCGCCCACTCCGGTTCGGGAGCACGCCACCCGTCCGATGATCCGGCCTCCGAGTCAGGAGGCACCGGCCACCCGGCGGATCACACCGGCAGCTTCCGCAGACCTCCGATCTCCCGAAAGTGTCGGCCTTGAGGACCCGCTCGGAGGGCACGAACGGACCGTGCGCCTGCACGAGCCCGGATCGTCCGGCGAGCATCTGCTGCAATGCGCCTACTCCAGCGAGCAGCGAGCCAAGCGGTTCTACGATGAGCAGGTTCTGGATCACCTCAATTCGGCCATGAAGGAGTTCGTCGCGCGAATGGAAATGATGTTCATTTCCACCGCCGATGCTCGAGGCGAATGCGACTCCAGCCTGCGTGCCGGCCCGTGTGGCTTCATCGAGGTGCTCGACAGCCGACACCTCGCCTATCCCGAATACCGGGGCAACGGCGTGATGGCCAGTCTGGGCAACATCAGCGAGAATCCGCACATCGGGATTCTGCTGGTGGACTTCGTCACCGACCTCATCGGCCTGCACGTCAACGGCAAGGCCCGCATTGTCGAGGACCCCGACCTGCGTGCGATCCACCCGCAGTTGCCCACGGATTTCGAGCGGGGCCGCACCCCCGAGCGCTGGGTGGTCGTCCAGGTGGAGGAGGCCTACATCCACTGCCGCAAACACATCCCGCGGATGGAGCCGGCCCAGCGGCAACGCGCTTGGGGAACCGACAATCCCAAGCGCAAGGGCGGTGACTACTTCGCGGCCAAGGGGACGCCCAGGCCCTGGCATCAGACGGAAACTCAGCGGTCTTAG
- a CDS encoding MarR family winged helix-turn-helix transcriptional regulator: MEPDPATCGELLGPLRALIGLKQLASHWGASQGDDALPYAAAGLLGELVHCGESRASELAQHRIVDASVVSRQVAQLEQAGLITRRSAPDDRRVSLLSATPEGKQAFAELEREKEEWLSHALRNWSDSEVRRLTDLLQAASRDLRSAAHELLDHTDNSTKEGAR, from the coding sequence ATGGAACCGGATCCCGCAACCTGCGGTGAGCTCCTCGGTCCACTGCGAGCGCTGATCGGACTCAAGCAGCTCGCCTCTCACTGGGGAGCCTCCCAAGGTGACGACGCACTGCCCTACGCGGCGGCAGGCCTGCTCGGTGAACTCGTGCACTGCGGGGAATCCCGCGCTTCCGAGCTCGCCCAGCATCGGATCGTCGACGCGTCGGTGGTGAGCAGACAGGTGGCCCAGCTCGAGCAGGCCGGACTGATCACGCGCAGATCGGCGCCGGACGACCGGCGGGTCTCGCTACTGAGTGCCACGCCCGAAGGGAAGCAGGCCTTCGCCGAACTCGAACGGGAAAAAGAAGAGTGGCTCAGCCACGCACTGCGCAACTGGAGCGATTCCGAAGTGCGGCGACTCACGGACCTGCTGCAGGCGGCCTCCCGCGATCTGCGCAGCGCCGCACACGAGCTACTGGACCACACCGACAACTCGACGAAGGAAGGAGCCCGATGA
- a CDS encoding MarR family winged helix-turn-helix transcriptional regulator yields MSDQGQYDESRRSAADAIERELAMMFRRARKLSLTAATEIHPDLDPASYSLLLLVDDAGSLRGMDVADRMGLDKSTVSRQIATLVALDLLERVPDPDDGRARRIQLSEEGRSRLTEFRRQRSESLHDEFANWSTDDLREFARLLSKLNTPS; encoded by the coding sequence TTGAGCGACCAGGGCCAGTACGACGAGAGTCGGCGTAGTGCGGCGGACGCGATCGAGCGTGAGTTGGCGATGATGTTCCGGCGTGCGCGCAAGCTGTCCCTGACCGCGGCAACGGAGATTCATCCCGACCTGGACCCGGCCTCGTACAGCCTGTTGCTGCTCGTGGACGACGCGGGTTCCCTGCGCGGCATGGACGTGGCCGATCGGATGGGGCTCGACAAGTCCACTGTGAGCAGGCAGATCGCCACCCTGGTAGCTCTGGATCTGCTGGAACGTGTGCCGGATCCCGACGACGGCCGCGCCCGGCGCATTCAACTGTCCGAGGAGGGCAGGAGCAGATTGACCGAGTTTCGCAGGCAGCGAAGCGAGAGCCTGCACGACGAGTTCGCCAACTGGTCCACCGATGACCTGCGGGAGTTCGCACGCCTGCTGTCGAAGCTGAATACTCCGTCCTGA